In a single window of the Coffea eugenioides isolate CCC68of chromosome 3, Ceug_1.0, whole genome shotgun sequence genome:
- the LOC113766684 gene encoding probable disease resistance protein At4g27220 yields the protein MPSCLPNIAGGVIAPGVQAIKDACTCLKDKYDKVKKIKQNLDKLEKEEKLLGAAKSDLEYAIARNSIDMEPTETANTWLELVKEREKEVQELKNKYLHNHKCLCGMWPFYKLMKLSEDLMEKTDELKELKANLDLQNALREKQFEPGEIMLGGDGDHIPKSMSETVEELLKCLGDKEVRRIGIWGMAGVGKTRILRHLNDKAYQLRKLNPIIWVDVEKEGTVNNIQSDILASLKLEVQHRDRTAHVAHKISMALEKLDYLLLLDQCPGDIDLNEVGIRHNHKGKVIVASRDKPDCAAMDVHRVFKVCKLSDGDAEELFKETVGDIADHPHFKGIKERILKQLGGLPLAIKTIARSLKDQPEAIWHNTLRELQSPKNFGDQFEELFKAFDFSYKNLPGDDFRKCLLYGALFAPDYQIDKDYLTECWISEQFIPATELNGADTNVQQLRLFRDRGHKILQELTKACLFEWCSRSNFLTMPTPFRKIALTFTYPQEEGSSSSSLLVRGEEKLFNPPEKEHWIGAKRISLMCNGFKSLPECPECPTTTTLLLQRNEELDTIDDSFFASMVQLRVLDLHHTKIESLPSSITKLVELKSLYLNECRDLVSLPEHLGKLTNLEILDIRDTGLQSLPTEVAQLVSLRCLRVSFVYDPLIARSNGDHNKEDNQPRRIIPHNVIGLLCHLEELTIIVDPREQSWNDIVTSVAKEITNLESLTTLFIYFPKVEFLTTFIDESCSRRYWQDNGLRAFRIIVGSNGENHNKGLHSSRGPAERHLRFSAGENVCCEAIQKVLRRSSAFELIGNQDTKSLSDIGIDCMRSLAVCVVEGCDQISSIISCGSDAARIVFPFLEKLHLVNLKSLCCILDGSVGTQSFSKLTSIIVLECHKFKKLISLGMVKNLENLKHLKIQDCLGIEEVIETGEIQPPNGGLPNLTGFLPKLEILELVNLPLLVSICKNDSLDWRSLQKIEIIDCSKLNTWSRGMYNAKHLRKIECQERWWGRLPDEVKGQLKKRCYFIWEEAPSVYYTPREDGSHQPPDLRNLSDRLEQHRMRHEDSISQGSSSRRYSP from the coding sequence ATGCCATCCTGTTTACCAAACATTGCTGGGGGCGTAATAGCGCCTGGTGTTCAAGCCATTAAAGATGCATGCACGTGTTTGAAAGACAAATATGATAAAGTGAAGAAGATTAAGCAGAACTTGGATAAGCtcgaaaaagaagagaaattgCTTGGTGCTGCCAAATCAGATTTGGAGTATGCAATTGCGAGGAACAGTATTGATATGGAGCCAACCGAAACTGCCAATACTTGGCTTGAGCTGGTAAaggagagggaaaaagaagtcCAAGAACTGAAAAACAAATATCTTCATAACCATAAGTGCCTTTGCGGGATGTGGCCATTCTATAAGCTTATGAAGCTCAGTGAAGATCTAATGGAGAAAACGGATGAGCTGAAAGAGTTAAAAGCCAACCTTGACTTGCAGAATGCATTGAGGGAGAAGCAATTCGAGCCAGGGGAAATAATGCTTGGTGGAGATGGAGATCATATCCCTAAATCAATGTCTGAGACGGTAGAAGAGCTGCTGAAGTGCCTGGGAGATAAAGAGGTGAGGAGGATTGGCATATGGGGAATGGCAGGAGTAGGAAAAACCCGTATCTTAAGGCACCTGAATGACAAGGCATACCAACTGCGTAAACTCAATCCCATTATATGGGTGGATGTTGAGAAAGAAGGTACTGTCAACAACATTCAATCAGATATTTTGGCAAGCTTAAAGCTAGAGGTTCAACACAGGGACAGGACAGCACATGTTGCACACAAAATATCCATGGCCCTGGAGAAACTTGACTATTTATTGCTTCTCGATCAATGTCCTGGAGATATTGATCTCAATGAAGTGGGAATTCGTCACAATCACAAGGGAAAGGTAATTGTTGCATCCCGTGACAAACCTGACTGTGCTGCAATGGATGTTCATCGAGTATTCAAAGTGTGCAAGTTGTCTGATGGTGATGCAGAGGAATTGTTTAAGGAAACTGTGGGTGACATTGCAGATCATCCGCACTTTAAAGGAATAAAAGAGCGAATACTCAAACAACTAGGTGGTCTCCCACTTGCAATCAAAACTATTGCCAGAAGTTTAAAAGATCAGCCGGAGGCCATTTGGCATAATACATTGAGGGAGTTGCAATCTCCCAAGAACTTTGGTGATCAATTTGAGGAACTCTTCAAGGCTTTTGATTTCTCTTACAAGAATCTACCTGGGGATGATTTCAGGAAGTGCTTACTTTACGGGGCATTATTTGCACCAGATTATCAAATTGACAAGGATTACTTAACCGAATGTTGGATATCTGAGCAATTTATTCCTGCCACTGAGCTAAATGGAGCAGACACTAATGTCCAACAATTAAGGCTATTTCGAGACAGAGGACACAAAATCCTGCAAGAACTTACAAAAGCTTGTCTATTTGAGTGGTGTTCCAGGTCAAATTTTCTCACCATGCCTACTCCTTTTAGGAAGATTGCACTGACATTTACCTACCCACAAGAAGAAGGCAGCAGTAGCAGCAGCTTACTTGTGAGAGGAGAAGAAAAATTGTTTAATCCACCAGAAAAGGAACATTGGATAGGCGCGAAAAGGATCTCGCTAATGTGCAACGGATTCAAGTCCTTGCCAGAATGCCCTGAGTGTCCGACTACCACAACACTATTGCTCCAGAGAAATGAAGAGCTGGACACAATTGATGATTCTTTTTTTGCTTCCATGGTGCAGCTCAGAGTTCTTGATCTCCATCACACCAAAATAGAATCACTACCATCATCTATCACCAAGTTAGTTGAACTGAAATCCTTGTATCTCAATGAGTGCCGGGATTTGGTTTCACTACCCGAACATCTTGGAAAACTTACCAATCTCGAGATTCTTGACATCCGAGACACAGGCCTGCAGAGCTTGCCAACTGAAGTTGCACAGTTAGTAAGCCTGAGGTGCCTGAGAGTTTCCTTTGTTTACGATCCTCTCATAGCAAGGTCTAATGGGGATCATAACAAAGAGGATAATCAGCCACGACGGATTATTCCCCATAATGTGATTGGCCTACTTTGTCATCTTGAAGAATTGACCATCATTGTCGATCCTAGAGAACAAAGCTGGAATGACATTGTCACAAGTGTTGCCAAAGAGATAACAAACTTAGAAAGTCTGACTACACTTTTCATCTACTTCCCAAAAGTAGAATTCCTCACTACTTTCATAGACGAAAGTTGCTCCAGGAGATATTGGCAAGATAACGGTTTAAGAGCATTCAGAATCATAGTTGGCTCAAATGGGGAAAACCATAACAAGGGGTTACATAGTTCTAGAGGACCAGCTGAACGGCACCTGAGATTTTCTGCAGGTGAAAATGTCTGTTGTGAAGCAATTCAAAAGGTTCTCAGAAGGTCCAGTGCTTTTGAATTGATTGGCAACCAAGACACTAAAAGTTTATCAGACATTGGAATTGACTGTATGAGGTCGTTGGCAGTTTGTGTAGTAGAAGGCTGTGATCAGATCAGCTCCATCATCAGCTGTGGCTCTGATGCTGCTAGGATTGTATTTCCATTCCTTGAGAAGCTACATCTGGTTAACCTCAAGAGTTTGTGCTGCATATTGGATGGTTCTGTCGGTACCCAAAGCTTCTCCAAATTGACAAGCATAATAGTTCTTGAATGTCACAAGTTCAAGAAGCTTATTTCACTTGGAATGGTTAAAAATTTGGAGAATCTCAAGCATCTGAAGATTCAAGATTGTTTGGGGATTGAAGAGGTGATAGAAACCGGGGAGATACAGCCGCCCAATGGAGGATTGCCCAACCTTACTGGCTTCCTGCCAAAATTGGAGATTCTGGAGCTCGTGAATCTTCCACTTCTGGTAAGCATATGTAAGAATGACTCACTAGATTGGCGTTCCTTACAGAAAATAGAGATCATTGATTgctccaagctaaatacttggtCAAGAGGGATGTACAATGCAAAGCATTTAAGAAAGATTGAATGCCAAGAACGCTGGTGGGGTCGGTTACCTGATGAAGTTAAAGGGCAGCTAAAGAAGAGGTGTTATTTCATCTGGGAAGAAGCACCTTCTGTTTATTACACACCAAGGGAGGATGGAAGTCATCAGCCTCCTGACTTGCGAAACCTGTCTGACAGATTGGAGCAACACCGGATGCGCCATGAAGATTCAATCTCCCAAGGAAGCTCATCAAGGAGGTATAGTCCTTGA